The sequence below is a genomic window from Microbacterium abyssi.
CTGGCGGATGGACCGTCTCGCTGATCGTCATCGGCGCCGTGCTCGTCGTGTCGATCCCGTTCGGGGTCATCGCCGGCCGGCGACGCACTGTCGAGGACGAGTGGGAGTCGCGTCACGGCGACTGGTGATCGCACCGGCCGCCGGGGGATCGGCCGGACGGAGACACGACGAAGACCCCGCTACCGATGTGGCGGGGTCTTCGAGCGCGAGAGGTCAGGCCTTCTCGAGCTCGTCTTCGTCTTCGTCCGCGTACTCGTCGGCCCACTTGTCGACGTAGGCGTTCTCGTCATCCGACGGGTGAGCAAGCTCGCGCTCCAGCGCAGAGTAATTCACCGACGGACTGTACGCCTTGAGTTCGCGGGCGATTTTGGTGTGTTTCGCCTTCTGACGGCCACGGCCCATGCGCGAGACCCCCTAACGAGTTCAGCTGCCGGGCGATCAGGCGCCCGGGGCATTTCACGACACCGGCGTGCGGCCGGTAAGAGTAGCATTCAGGATAGCACGAGGGCCAGGTCCTCTGGCCTTCGCCGGCAGGTGAAGGGAACGATATTCATGAGTGACGCAACCTCCTCCCCGTCCGACGAAGTGGCCCAGAATGCCGCGCTGCAGAAGGCTGTGATCGTGGGTATGCAGCCCGGTCAGTCCTCTCATGTGCTGGGGGAGGCCGCGCGCTTCGCGAAGCTGCTGAGCGTCCCCCTCGTCGTCGTCCATGTCGACGTCACGCGTTTCGTGACGTACGAGGATCCGGACGGCTACGTCCACTCCGCGCCGATCGACCTGAACATCGAAGCCGGCGCCGCCGAGTTCGACGAGGTGCAGGCCGAGGCGGCGACCGCGCTGCAAGGCAGCGGCCTGAACTGGACTGCACGCCAGCTCGTCGGCGATCCCGCCCTGGCGATCAAGCAGCTCGCGAACAAGCTCGACGCACAGCTCATCGTCGTCGGCACCCGCAAGCGCGGCCTGGGCGAATCGATCCGCGAGTTCTTCACCGGTTCGGTGGCCGCCCGTCTGGCTCACCGGCAGCACCGTTCGATCCTGGTGGTGCCGCTGGAGGAATCCGTTCCGGACGACCAGACCGAGATCTGGACCGAGTAGCGCCAGGGCGAGTCAGCGGTCGGGTGAGCCGAGCGCTCGGGTCACCGCGCGAGCCGCGGCATCCAGAGCGGTCTCGAGTTCCGCCACGACGTTCTCGGCGAGCACGCCACCGCGTGCGACGTGGGTCCGAAGATCGGTGCGCACACGCGCGCGGAACGCATTGACCGCCGCATCGGCGCGATGCAGCTGCTCGCGACTGGTGACCCGCTCGTCGCCCATGGGACGTGCGGTCGACGGGCGCGTCTTCGCGGCGGTCCGCTCATCGTTCGCGGCGGCGGCGAGATCGGCGCGAAGGCTCTTCATCGCGTCCTGCACGCTCTGGCGCACTTCGCTCGCGATGAGGCGGACCGAATCGGCGAGACCCGACTCGATGCCGGCGAGGTCTCCCTCGCGACCGGCGAGCTCAGCGCGACCGGCATCCGTGATCGCGTAGATCGTGGTGCGGCCGTCGACGGTCTTGGTGACCAGGCCCTCCTCCTCGAGCTTCGCGAGCCGCGGGTAGATGGTGCCGGCGCTCGGTGTGTACGTGCCGCCGGTGCGGTCAGTGAGCGCCTGGATGATGCCGTAGCCGTGCTGCGGCGCCTCGGCGAGCAGCGAAAGCAGATACAGCCGCAGGTCGCCGTGCGAGAAGACGGCGGGGGTCATGAGTCCCACTCCTCGTCGTCGGCGACCGTGGTCAACGGCCGGCGCAGCACCGTCGTGTCTCCGGACACCGAGTTGGTGCGCAGGTCGACGAACGAGCCGGCGAGCTCGCCCGTGGAGCCGGTGAAATTCGTCGGTCCCGAGCCTGCGCGATCGACGCCGTCGATCATGACGCCGCCGCTCATCGAGCGCACGACGTAGTTGGCCGGCAGCGTCTCCTCGAGGCGGATCGTGCTGTTGCCCGAGACGGTGTTCAGGTTGATGGTGTTCACAGCGCCCGCGGCATCCACCCAGATGCTGCCGGAGACCGTGTCGACGGTCGCCTTGCGCACCGAGCCGGTGAGTGCGACATCGCCGGAGACGCTGTTCGCGTTCGCGGTGCCGGTGAGACCGCGCACCTGAACGTCGCCGGAGACGGAGTTCAGGGTCAGGTCGCCCGAGTGCGTGTCGACGATGATGTCGCCGGAGACGGTGTTGAGCCGGGCATCGTTCGCGAGGCCCGAGACGAGTGCGCCGGCGCTGACGACGCCGAGGTTCAGGGCGATGCTGCGGGGGACGGCGACGCTGACCTCGGCGCGGGGTCCGCCCGAGCCGAAGTTGCGGAACACCTCGAGGAAGTTGTCCCAGCCCAGCTGGGGGTGGTCGATCTCGATCTGCGTCCCGTCGGATTCGATGCGGAGGTCTTTCACCGTCACGCCGCTCACTTCGATGCGGATGCCGGGTTCGTCGTGGGCGATGACGTCGACCTGACCGCCGACCAGGCCGACCTTGAGCCGTGTCGCCTGGGCGATGTCGATGACGCGTTCCTCGCCGGGGGCGATGAGCCACTTCTCGGTCATGGGGTTCTCCTTGGTTGGTTCACGGGCTGCGTGATCGCGATATATCGCGTTGGGAAGAGAATAACACGATATATCGCGAGTTCGCCAAGAAATCTTCTCGGAAGCGCTTGACCTTGACGCAACGTCAACTTCTACCG
It includes:
- a CDS encoding DUF3073 domain-containing protein, yielding MGRGRQKAKHTKIARELKAYSPSVNYSALERELAHPSDDENAYVDKWADEYADEDEDELEKA
- a CDS encoding universal stress protein, which produces MSDATSSPSDEVAQNAALQKAVIVGMQPGQSSHVLGEAARFAKLLSVPLVVVHVDVTRFVTYEDPDGYVHSAPIDLNIEAGAAEFDEVQAEAATALQGSGLNWTARQLVGDPALAIKQLANKLDAQLIVVGTRKRGLGESIREFFTGSVAARLAHRQHRSILVVPLEESVPDDQTEIWTE
- a CDS encoding PadR family transcriptional regulator; translation: MTPAVFSHGDLRLYLLSLLAEAPQHGYGIIQALTDRTGGTYTPSAGTIYPRLAKLEEEGLVTKTVDGRTTIYAITDAGRAELAGREGDLAGIESGLADSVRLIASEVRQSVQDAMKSLRADLAAAANDERTAAKTRPSTARPMGDERVTSREQLHRADAAVNAFRARVRTDLRTHVARGGVLAENVVAELETALDAAARAVTRALGSPDR
- a CDS encoding DUF4097 family beta strand repeat-containing protein, which gives rise to MTEKWLIAPGEERVIDIAQATRLKVGLVGGQVDVIAHDEPGIRIEVSGVTVKDLRIESDGTQIEIDHPQLGWDNFLEVFRNFGSGGPRAEVSVAVPRSIALNLGVVSAGALVSGLANDARLNTVSGDIIVDTHSGDLTLNSVSGDVQVRGLTGTANANSVSGDVALTGSVRKATVDTVSGSIWVDAAGAVNTINLNTVSGNSTIRLEETLPANYVVRSMSGGVMIDGVDRAGSGPTNFTGSTGELAGSFVDLRTNSVSGDTTVLRRPLTTVADDEEWDS